CGGTCTCGCTGGTCCTGGGCGGCGGTCACTCCATCGGCGTGCCGATCGCGGTCAGCACCACGTACTCCTTCATCGCCGCCACCGCCACGATGACGATCCACCCGATCCGGCTGACCGGTCTTGTGATCGGGGTGCCGCAGACCTACGAGTACCTGGACAAGATGCAGGACCGGGTCGTCCGCTTCGTGGTGAGCAACTCCCGGATCAGCGAGGAGCGGTTCCGGGAGCTGATGTTCCGCACGGGGGAGCTGGCCCGGGACGTGGGCACGGTCGTGGTCGGGCCCGACGCGGTGCGGGAGGGGCTGATCGATGAGGTGGGCGGCCTCTCCGACGCCGTGGCCAAGCTGAACCAGCTGATTGCGGAGCGGAAGCGGACGAGGCCGGGGGTGATCCAGTGACCGAATGCGGTCCGGTCGTCCTCTGGTCGGTCGTCCCGGTCGAGGTGATCCTGGCCGGCGCGGAGGCCGGCGTTCCGCCGCTCCGGGAGGTGCGGGTGGACGGCCGGCTGGTTCTGGTCGCGGCCGGGGCGGACGGGCGGGGTACCGTGGTGCGGTTGATCTCGGGGCAGGCCCAGGACTACCTGGATGCACGCTTCCAGCCTGGCGCGACGGTGATGCTGGAGCGGGGCTAGACGGCGGAACCGGGTAGACCGGCCTGCTCTTTCGCGCGGGTGCCCCTTGTATTTAGAATGATTCTCGTTTACCATGAGAAATGGATTGGTCGGGAGAAGGAATCCAGCGCTTCTCGCCCGAAGTGTGCAGGGGAAGGGCTGGAGAAAGAGGTGAGCAGAATGGCCCTGATGTTGAAGGACGTTTATACCAGACTGCTGGAGCGCGGCCACAAACTGACGCCCCAGCGCTGGGCGATTATCGCCATCTTCTTGATGAACAGAGGGCGCCACCTCTCCGCCGACGATGTCTT
The nucleotide sequence above comes from Symbiobacterium thermophilum IAM 14863. Encoded proteins:
- a CDS encoding YlzJ-like family protein, with product MTECGPVVLWSVVPVEVILAGAEAGVPPLREVRVDGRLVLVAAGADGRGTVVRLISGQAQDYLDARFQPGATVMLERG
- a CDS encoding ClpP family protease; the encoded protein is MQDAPPQPIPGVSPGPDPAIPAQTPAPSPVVARSPKNAPLENLEAIGTTSVPQVSPNIHLLTIIGQVEGHLALPPQNKTTKYEHIIPQLVAVEQSPEIEGLLLVLNTVGGDVEAGLAIAEMVASLSKPSVSLVLGGGHSIGVPIAVSTTYSFIAATATMTIHPIRLTGLVIGVPQTYEYLDKMQDRVVRFVVSNSRISEERFRELMFRTGELARDVGTVVVGPDAVREGLIDEVGGLSDAVAKLNQLIAERKRTRPGVIQ